The following proteins come from a genomic window of Acetivibrio cellulolyticus CD2:
- a CDS encoding DUF58 domain-containing protein: MLGVHWFIIATVIVLYIQRLVYTRLGLRDIEYERYFSTNTAFVGEEIHMVECISNKKLLPLPWLRLESRIDPSLKFQSQGDLDIKYGAYHKSFFSLSPYKKITRRHKVKCLKRGFYSLNSAVITCGDALGLNETCKNIDLSSNLLVYPDAINVDEIPFPVRSWIGEIIVRRWILEDPFMILGIREYNYGDPLNHINWKATARSGDIKVHNLDHTSSPSLMIYLNVEDSYNTNGYVAKPDIIEKGIIYAASIVNYALSNGVETGFASNGSTIDQPKQIIRILPGAGAAQLAILLEAMAKIVIAQTTAFSTLIEEDIDMGTKNRDFLFITCYEDEDMEKQIDKLRGMGNSVEILKLDAEDGLVGSDDIYEKHVS, from the coding sequence ATGTTGGGAGTACATTGGTTTATTATAGCAACAGTTATTGTGCTGTATATTCAGCGTTTAGTTTATACCAGACTTGGCCTCAGAGATATTGAATATGAGAGATATTTTTCCACAAATACGGCCTTTGTTGGAGAAGAAATACACATGGTTGAATGTATCTCAAACAAAAAACTTCTTCCTCTGCCATGGCTGCGCCTTGAATCAAGAATTGATCCGAGTCTTAAGTTTCAAAGCCAAGGGGACCTTGATATTAAATATGGAGCATACCACAAAAGCTTTTTCAGCCTGAGTCCCTACAAAAAAATAACCCGTCGGCACAAAGTAAAATGTTTAAAAAGGGGTTTTTATTCCTTAAATTCTGCCGTAATTACTTGCGGAGATGCATTAGGCCTGAATGAAACCTGCAAGAACATAGATCTGTCCTCAAATCTTCTTGTATATCCTGATGCAATAAATGTAGATGAAATTCCATTTCCTGTACGTAGCTGGATTGGTGAGATAATTGTGAGGCGTTGGATTTTGGAGGACCCTTTTATGATCCTTGGTATAAGGGAGTATAATTACGGAGACCCTTTAAATCATATCAACTGGAAGGCCACTGCACGTTCCGGTGATATAAAAGTCCACAATTTAGACCACACTTCTTCCCCAAGCCTTATGATCTATCTAAACGTAGAAGATAGTTATAATACTAATGGTTACGTTGCAAAACCTGATATTATTGAAAAAGGAATCATATACGCCGCATCTATTGTTAATTATGCCCTGTCAAACGGAGTTGAAACCGGCTTTGCTTCAAACGGATCCACTATTGACCAACCCAAGCAGATAATACGAATATTGCCCGGAGCAGGTGCCGCCCAGTTAGCAATATTACTTGAGGCCATGGCAAAGATAGTTATTGCACAAACTACCGCATTCAGCACTTTGATAGAAGAAGATATTGATATGGGTACAAAAAACAGAGATTTCCTGTTTATTACCTGTTACGAGGATGAAGATATGGAAAAACAGATTGATAAACTTAGAGGTATGGGAAATTCTGTTGAGATTCTTAAGCTCGATGCTGAAGATGGCTTAGTTGGGAGTGATGACATTTATGAAAAACATGTTTCATGA
- a CDS encoding stalk domain-containing protein, producing MWKLKCLFLWTMVLGIAAGLAILPTSVRAINEVGQVKAQKCVILYIGSSDSYVNATKTEIDSANSKVVPIVKNGRTLVPVRFISESLNANVAWDAATATVTITYNESTAKLNPGNKIMLINDKEIELDVPAEIIEGRTYLPLRKLVEDVLKKNIFYDRNLIIISDSLNNFDKFADKELVDDLIYMYSDNVTTHISGGISHTAAIKEDGTVWVWGNYGKKSISIPEKVPNLERVVKVSAGYDYTLALTDDGTVWEWGRINMGLKQGEFNQIPVQIQGLKDIKEISAGNGGYHLALKTDGTVWIWGNSWYDNMETTKIKKRLEPVKVQGLSDVVDISCGDDFYYALKRDGTVWHWMDDYFDMLERKADIKDIIDISAGSKHVLALKNDGSVWIWNALYDKEVYSGQQNEDLTLPVQVKEISKAVAISAIGGNSIVQNENGSVYLWGLVYDGRSTVPKLHELSDVMEITSGDGYFLALKNDGSLLGIGNNGSGQIGNGNFITKKGFVKSVFSLNPLEFVNVKREDTPVFEFDKETTKELDIQAKNIMETYGSNQYEKFVQKDKMDVVTVDNPKDLLNAIKPNREIVLKAGKTYNLAEALTKGEYGYLYEGENSDYVSVEGNDLIFRNLENLIIRSESDKQTYLKSPGIKYALRFETSKNIVIDGINAEQELDYDVHYGPEVFSFYFCKDIYINNSALVGGYRGLSLIFVDNFVFENSLIEDCIYFPVSIMNSNYVLFKESKLRNNNSDTLVSVSVGEYIIFSCCDISNNVAEFGFTFIEVNSTDENYLRRTIIVSDTVIDNNQFKFLKLYVDDVYFKNTSFKNNLYTKGAYEYDFPQK from the coding sequence ATGTGGAAATTAAAATGTTTGTTTTTATGGACGATGGTATTGGGAATTGCGGCAGGATTAGCAATACTTCCAACTAGTGTCAGGGCTATTAATGAAGTTGGTCAGGTAAAAGCACAAAAGTGTGTAATTCTCTACATAGGAAGTTCAGATTCATATGTTAATGCTACAAAAACAGAAATCGATTCGGCTAATTCTAAAGTTGTTCCTATTGTCAAAAATGGGAGGACTCTTGTTCCGGTAAGATTTATATCAGAAAGCTTAAATGCTAATGTTGCCTGGGACGCAGCTACAGCAACTGTTACAATCACTTATAATGAAAGTACTGCAAAGTTAAACCCAGGGAATAAAATAATGCTGATAAATGATAAGGAGATAGAACTTGATGTACCTGCTGAAATCATTGAAGGAAGGACTTATTTGCCCCTTAGGAAACTGGTAGAGGATGTTTTAAAGAAGAACATATTTTATGACAGGAATCTTATTATTATAAGTGATAGTCTTAATAATTTCGATAAGTTTGCAGATAAGGAACTTGTTGACGATTTGATTTATATGTATTCAGATAATGTTACTACTCATATATCGGGAGGAATTTCTCATACAGCCGCAATAAAGGAAGATGGAACGGTTTGGGTATGGGGGAATTACGGAAAAAAAAGTATATCGATACCGGAAAAGGTTCCAAATTTAGAAAGGGTTGTTAAAGTGTCTGCAGGATACGATTACACGTTGGCATTAACTGATGATGGAACTGTTTGGGAATGGGGCAGGATCAACATGGGATTAAAGCAAGGCGAGTTTAATCAAATCCCGGTTCAAATTCAAGGCCTGAAAGATATAAAGGAAATTTCTGCAGGTAATGGTGGATATCATCTTGCATTGAAGACGGATGGAACTGTATGGATATGGGGGAATAGTTGGTACGATAATATGGAAACAACTAAAATAAAAAAAAGGTTAGAGCCTGTTAAAGTTCAAGGATTAAGTGATGTAGTAGATATTTCATGTGGTGATGATTTCTATTATGCACTTAAAAGGGACGGAACAGTTTGGCACTGGATGGATGATTATTTTGATATGTTGGAAAGAAAAGCAGATATTAAAGATATTATTGATATTTCAGCAGGGTCCAAACATGTATTAGCTTTAAAAAATGATGGGTCTGTATGGATATGGAATGCACTTTATGATAAAGAAGTTTATTCAGGACAACAAAATGAGGACTTGACTTTACCTGTGCAAGTTAAAGAAATAAGCAAAGCTGTTGCAATTTCAGCTATAGGAGGAAATTCTATAGTTCAAAATGAGAATGGAAGTGTTTATTTATGGGGTTTAGTTTATGATGGAAGGAGTACAGTTCCTAAATTACACGAGCTAAGTGATGTTATGGAAATCACATCAGGTGACGGATATTTTTTGGCACTTAAAAATGATGGTTCTCTTTTAGGCATTGGCAATAATGGCAGCGGACAAATCGGAAATGGTAATTTTATTACAAAAAAGGGTTTTGTAAAATCTGTATTTAGCCTAAATCCTCTTGAATTTGTAAATGTAAAAAGAGAAGACACTCCAGTATTTGAATTTGATAAGGAAACAACAAAAGAATTAGATATCCAAGCAAAAAATATAATGGAAACATACGGAAGCAACCAATACGAAAAATTCGTTCAAAAGGATAAAATGGATGTTGTAACTGTTGATAACCCGAAAGATTTACTTAATGCAATTAAGCCAAATCGTGAAATAGTTTTGAAGGCAGGGAAAACATACAACTTAGCAGAAGCATTGACTAAGGGGGAATACGGGTATTTATATGAAGGTGAAAATAGTGATTATGTAAGCGTTGAGGGAAATGATTTGATTTTTAGAAACCTTGAGAATCTCATAATAAGATCCGAATCAGATAAACAAACATATTTAAAAAGCCCTGGTATTAAGTATGCACTAAGGTTTGAAACCTCAAAAAACATAGTAATCGATGGAATAAATGCAGAACAGGAACTGGATTATGACGTACATTATGGTCCAGAAGTATTCTCATTTTATTTTTGCAAAGATATTTATATAAATAATTCAGCTTTAGTTGGAGGATATAGAGGATTATCACTTATTTTTGTGGATAATTTTGTTTTTGAAAATTCGCTTATAGAGGATTGCATTTATTTCCCAGTTTCAATTATGAATTCAAATTATGTTTTATTCAAGGAATCCAAATTAAGAAATAATAATAGTGATACTTTGGTTAGTGTTTCTGTTGGAGAATATATAATATTTTCTTGTTGTGATATAAGTAATAACGTTGCAGAATTTGGTTTCACCTTTATTGAAGTTAATTCTACAGATGAAAATTATTTAAGGAGGACAATTATTGTTAGTGATACTGTTATAGATAACAACCAATTTAAGTTCTTAAAGTTATATGTAGATGATGTATATTTTAAAAATACCTCATTTAAAAACAACCTTTATACAAAAGGGGCTTATGAGTACGATTTTCCACAAAAATAA